The proteins below come from a single Thermodesulfovibrionales bacterium genomic window:
- a CDS encoding sodium-translocating pyrophosphatase produces the protein MSSTILFALACGVLGVIYAVMTAMWVSKQDAGSTKMQEISNAVKEGAYAFLAREYKTVAIVLIALVILIAVANLGTWTAVGFIIGTVGSALAGFVGMWVTVRANVRTTQAAHKGLQAALSLAFKGGSVTGVMVVGLGIIGLAGFYTIAKQAAPEMAFHALVGLGFGCSLMSVFARIAGGIYTKAADVGADLVGKVEAGIPEDDPRNPAVIADNVGDNVGDCAGMAADLYETYTVTLVAAMLLAKTVFGAESAWVEFPMLLGGISIIASIIGTFAVRLGKSQYIMGALYKGLAVAGVLAAIVFYFVAGEFLKGVDATSMVSHPSFTQMNVFLMAIIGLALTGLIVVITEYFTASQYPPVKHIAKASLTGHGTNVIAGLAVSMKSTAAPVIVIVASILGAYALGGGFAGDAAGGLFAIALSAVSMLSMTGIVVAIDSYGPITDNAGGIAEMSGLPEDIRNITDPLDAVGNTTKAVTKGYAIGSAGLAALVLFAEYSRSFSTQLYFDLSNPMVLAGLFIGGLLPYYYGSLLMEAVGKAAGSIVEEVRRQFREIPGIMEYKAKPEYGKCVDIVTKGAIKQMMVPALIPVVVPIVVGILLGREALGGVLIGSILTGLFQAIAMTSGGGAWDNAKKSFEEGVTDDSGKVHKKGSDGHKASVTGDTVGDPYKDTAGPAINPMIKVINIVALLIVPLIK, from the coding sequence ATGAGTTCTACAATACTTTTTGCCTTGGCTTGTGGTGTGTTGGGCGTCATATACGCCGTGATGACCGCCATGTGGGTATCGAAGCAGGACGCCGGGAGTACAAAGATGCAGGAGATATCCAATGCCGTAAAAGAGGGCGCCTATGCGTTCCTTGCACGCGAATACAAGACGGTCGCAATCGTTCTTATCGCTCTCGTGATATTGATCGCGGTGGCCAATCTCGGAACCTGGACAGCCGTAGGGTTCATCATCGGCACAGTGGGTTCGGCTCTCGCAGGCTTTGTCGGCATGTGGGTTACCGTACGTGCCAATGTCCGCACCACGCAGGCCGCGCATAAAGGGCTTCAGGCCGCACTGAGCCTTGCATTTAAGGGTGGATCCGTGACCGGCGTCATGGTCGTTGGCCTGGGGATTATAGGTCTTGCCGGGTTTTATACAATAGCAAAGCAGGCAGCCCCTGAGATGGCATTCCATGCGCTCGTGGGACTCGGCTTCGGCTGCTCACTCATGAGCGTCTTCGCCCGTATCGCAGGCGGAATTTATACAAAGGCGGCAGACGTGGGAGCCGACCTTGTCGGAAAGGTTGAGGCAGGAATTCCTGAAGATGATCCCAGAAATCCTGCGGTTATCGCCGACAACGTTGGTGATAACGTCGGTGACTGCGCGGGAATGGCTGCTGACCTTTATGAGACGTACACGGTCACCCTGGTTGCGGCGATGCTCCTTGCCAAGACGGTCTTTGGCGCTGAAAGCGCCTGGGTGGAATTCCCGATGCTCCTTGGCGGAATCTCGATCATCGCTTCCATCATCGGAACATTTGCGGTAAGGCTCGGTAAAAGCCAGTACATCATGGGCGCCCTCTATAAGGGGCTTGCCGTTGCCGGAGTTCTCGCGGCAATAGTATTTTATTTTGTGGCGGGTGAATTTCTGAAAGGCGTAGATGCGACTTCAATGGTCTCTCACCCTTCATTTACCCAGATGAACGTTTTCCTTATGGCGATTATCGGCCTTGCATTGACCGGACTGATCGTGGTTATAACTGAGTACTTCACTGCTTCACAGTATCCCCCGGTGAAACACATTGCAAAGGCCAGCCTGACCGGCCACGGCACAAACGTCATAGCGGGTCTCGCGGTCAGCATGAAGTCAACCGCCGCGCCCGTCATAGTTATTGTTGCCTCAATCCTCGGCGCATATGCTTTAGGCGGCGGATTTGCCGGTGATGCTGCAGGCGGTCTTTTTGCCATCGCCTTGTCAGCGGTTTCGATGCTCTCGATGACAGGAATCGTCGTCGCCATCGACTCCTATGGCCCGATTACTGACAACGCAGGCGGTATCGCGGAGATGTCAGGACTGCCTGAAGATATCCGTAACATCACAGACCCCCTCGATGCGGTCGGCAATACGACGAAGGCTGTTACGAAGGGTTATGCGATCGGGTCGGCAGGTCTTGCGGCCCTCGTTCTCTTTGCGGAGTATTCAAGGTCATTTAGTACACAGCTTTATTTTGACCTCTCGAACCCGATGGTTTTGGCAGGTCTTTTTATCGGCGGTCTGCTCCCTTATTATTACGGCTCACTCCTCATGGAGGCTGTCGGAAAGGCAGCAGGCAGCATCGTTGAAGAGGTGAGAAGACAGTTCAGGGAGATCCCTGGAATTATGGAATATAAGGCCAAGCCGGAGTATGGCAAGTGCGTCGACATCGTCACAAAGGGCGCTATCAAGCAGATGATGGTTCCCGCTCTCATCCCGGTGGTGGTTCCGATTGTTGTCGGTATTCTCCTTGGCAGGGAAGCCCTCGGTGGAGTTCTTATCGGAAGTATCTTGACCGGACTCTTCCAGGCGATAGCGATGACAAGCGGCGGAGGCGCATGGGACAACGCCAAGAAATCCTTTGAAGAAGGCGTTACCGACGACAGCGGCAAAGTGCACAAGAAGGGGAGCGACGGGCACAAGGCCTCCGTCACGGGTGACACCGTCGGTGACCCTTACAAGGACACGGCAGGCCCCGCGATCAACCCGATGATAAAGGTTATCAACATCGTTGCGCTCCTCATCGTGCCGTTGATTAAGTAA
- the qmoC gene encoding quinone-interacting membrane-bound oxidoreductase complex subunit QmoC yields the protein MAEQVIRPDLNFVRHIINNGGESLKKCYQCATCSVVCNVTPDNKPFPRKEMVLAQWGQKEELFGNPDIWLCHQCSDCTAYCPRGAKPGEVLGAIRKMTIKEFSAPSFLAAMVSDSKYLILLFALPVLIFLGVVGYENGLSSLPEGKIVFSKFIPIHFIDPIFIAVTIFAVFSFVFGVKKYWATMSKGKKLKGDVMGSLKGVIADILSHNRFKKCNVTKARSTSHLLVFYAFIGLAITTSWAVVYLYGHKLFGIEAFSVFHFGDSPFPLYDPLKIVGNVSALALLIGIALVIGNRLKNQEKAGGGSYYDWLFIAVVFAIMATGILSEVFRLADIGTLAYPTYFIHLVFVFFLLAYAPFSKMAHMVYRATAMVFAKEAGRE from the coding sequence ATGGCGGAACAGGTAATACGTCCGGATTTGAATTTCGTCAGACACATTATCAATAATGGAGGGGAGTCACTCAAGAAGTGTTATCAGTGCGCCACGTGTTCCGTGGTATGCAACGTTACCCCTGACAACAAGCCTTTTCCGAGAAAAGAGATGGTCCTTGCCCAGTGGGGACAGAAAGAGGAACTCTTCGGAAATCCCGATATCTGGCTCTGCCATCAATGCAGCGACTGCACCGCATACTGTCCGCGGGGAGCAAAGCCGGGTGAGGTGCTCGGTGCGATACGAAAGATGACGATAAAGGAATTCTCAGCCCCCTCTTTCCTCGCCGCTATGGTGAGCGATTCAAAGTACCTTATCCTCCTCTTCGCGCTTCCGGTCCTTATCTTCCTGGGAGTTGTCGGATACGAGAACGGGCTTTCGTCCCTGCCCGAAGGGAAAATCGTGTTTTCGAAGTTCATTCCGATTCATTTCATCGACCCGATCTTCATCGCCGTGACGATTTTCGCGGTCTTTTCTTTCGTCTTCGGCGTGAAGAAGTACTGGGCAACCATGAGCAAGGGGAAGAAGCTCAAGGGCGATGTCATGGGCAGCCTCAAGGGCGTGATTGCCGATATCCTTTCCCATAACAGATTCAAGAAATGCAATGTCACGAAGGCGCGGTCAACCTCCCATCTCCTCGTCTTCTATGCCTTTATCGGCCTCGCCATAACTACAAGCTGGGCCGTTGTCTATCTTTACGGCCACAAGCTTTTCGGCATCGAGGCGTTTTCTGTCTTTCACTTCGGGGATTCGCCTTTTCCCCTCTACGATCCGCTCAAAATTGTCGGAAATGTGAGCGCCCTCGCCCTCCTTATCGGCATCGCGCTCGTCATCGGCAATCGTCTCAAGAATCAGGAGAAGGCCGGCGGCGGGAGCTACTACGACTGGCTCTTCATCGCCGTGGTCTTCGCCATCATGGCGACAGGCATACTCTCCGAGGTCTTCAGGCTAGCCGACATCGGTACCCTGGCCTATCCGACATATTTCATCCATCTCGTGTTTGTCTTCTTCCTTCTTGCGTACGCACCTTTCTCGAAGATGGCCCATATGGTATACCGGGCTACGGCCATGGTCTTCGCGAAAGAAGCGGGAAGGGAATAG
- a CDS encoding FAD-dependent oxidoreductase: protein MEKKFGVYICKGCGIGEAIDIEKLTNTATKDMQVPVCKTHGILCGPEGLQLIKDDIKNEGINTLTIAACSPRVKFEEFDFPGTITERVNIREFVAWTQPAMTDETQSIAEDYLMMGIVKTQRGDLPEPNILEDLNNTILVVGGGISGMTAALAAADGGNKVVLVEKEPQLGGFTGKLYKKIPTGEFKEPLIVDTDIASIVNKVESHPDIKVYKSSVIAKTEGQPGVYDVTIASDGNSETIKIGAIVMATGWKPYDATKLDHLGYGKFKDVVTNLEFEEIAKNNNGKIMRPSDGKEAKKVAFIQCAGQRDPNHLPYCSSMCCVTSLKQARYVRQNPDAAAMIFYIDIRTPGRLEAYYQEAQNDPGVMLTKADVKGIADAGNGNLLVEAENTLLGEKVRVEADLVVLATGMVPTTRGPQEYLDNLTQEAAKGDDAKKAYLETVPKPDFILNLAYRQGPEIPSLEGACGFADSNFICFQYETRRTGVYAAGAVRQPMNMAEAQEDAAGAAFKAIQCLDHVAKGMAVHPRAWDLTFPDPLLIKCTACKRCTEECPFGAIEEDEKGIPFYKLNRCRRCGTCMGACPERIVSFKDYSVDIIGSMIKKIDSPDEETFRILALVCENDAYPALDTAAINRKGVDPSVRFISLRCLGGMNLVWIADALSKGIDGVLLLGCKYGENYQCHFVKGSELANYRFSKVGETLNRLQLEAERVQMMQVAISEYDKLPEMINEFVEKVKEIGPNPFKGM, encoded by the coding sequence ATGGAGAAGAAATTCGGCGTATATATCTGTAAGGGCTGCGGCATAGGAGAGGCGATTGATATAGAGAAGCTCACCAATACCGCGACAAAAGACATGCAGGTTCCGGTCTGCAAGACCCACGGCATCCTCTGCGGCCCCGAAGGCCTTCAGCTCATCAAAGACGATATAAAGAACGAGGGAATCAACACCCTGACAATCGCTGCCTGCTCTCCTCGGGTGAAGTTCGAGGAGTTCGATTTCCCCGGGACGATAACAGAGCGGGTCAACATACGGGAGTTTGTCGCCTGGACCCAGCCGGCCATGACCGATGAGACCCAGAGCATTGCAGAGGATTACCTCATGATGGGTATTGTCAAGACACAGAGGGGCGACCTTCCTGAGCCGAATATCCTCGAAGACCTCAACAATACCATACTCGTCGTGGGCGGCGGCATTTCCGGCATGACAGCGGCCCTCGCAGCGGCCGACGGGGGGAATAAGGTGGTCCTTGTCGAGAAGGAGCCTCAGCTTGGAGGCTTTACCGGTAAGCTCTACAAGAAGATACCGACGGGAGAATTCAAGGAGCCGCTTATCGTCGATACGGACATCGCCTCGATTGTTAATAAGGTCGAGAGCCACCCCGATATCAAGGTATACAAGTCATCGGTGATCGCAAAGACCGAGGGCCAGCCCGGGGTCTACGATGTAACCATAGCCTCGGACGGCAATTCGGAAACGATAAAGATCGGGGCGATCGTGATGGCAACGGGCTGGAAGCCCTATGACGCAACGAAACTGGATCACCTCGGTTACGGGAAATTCAAGGACGTGGTGACCAACTTGGAGTTCGAAGAGATCGCAAAGAATAACAACGGAAAGATCATGAGGCCTTCTGACGGTAAGGAGGCGAAAAAGGTTGCGTTCATACAGTGTGCAGGCCAGAGAGATCCAAACCATCTCCCCTATTGCTCCTCGATGTGCTGCGTCACCTCCCTCAAGCAGGCAAGGTATGTCCGGCAGAATCCGGATGCGGCTGCCATGATCTTTTACATCGATATCAGGACTCCCGGAAGGCTCGAGGCGTATTATCAGGAGGCACAGAACGATCCCGGGGTCATGCTGACGAAGGCCGACGTGAAGGGAATTGCAGATGCGGGGAACGGGAATCTCCTTGTCGAGGCGGAGAATACCCTCCTTGGCGAAAAAGTGAGGGTCGAGGCCGATCTCGTGGTGCTCGCCACCGGCATGGTACCGACCACAAGGGGACCTCAGGAGTATCTCGATAACCTTACCCAGGAAGCGGCCAAGGGCGATGACGCGAAGAAGGCATACCTCGAGACGGTTCCGAAGCCGGATTTCATCCTGAACCTCGCCTACCGCCAGGGTCCCGAGATCCCTTCCCTCGAAGGCGCGTGCGGCTTTGCAGACTCGAACTTCATATGCTTTCAGTATGAGACGCGGAGGACCGGTGTCTATGCTGCCGGGGCCGTCAGACAGCCCATGAACATGGCTGAGGCGCAGGAGGATGCGGCGGGCGCGGCATTCAAGGCGATTCAATGCCTAGACCATGTGGCCAAGGGCATGGCTGTCCATCCGCGGGCATGGGACCTGACCTTCCCCGATCCGCTGCTCATCAAGTGCACGGCATGCAAGAGGTGCACGGAAGAATGTCCGTTCGGCGCCATCGAGGAGGATGAAAAGGGCATTCCCTTCTACAAGCTGAACAGGTGCAGGAGGTGCGGGACCTGCATGGGTGCGTGCCCGGAAAGAATCGTTTCCTTCAAGGACTACAGCGTCGATATCATAGGCTCGATGATCAAGAAGATAGACTCACCGGACGAAGAGACCTTCAGGATTCTTGCTTTGGTCTGCGAAAATGATGCGTACCCAGCGCTCGATACGGCCGCCATCAACCGTAAAGGGGTCGACCCGAGCGTGCGGTTTATTTCCTTGCGGTGCCTCGGTGGCATGAATCTTGTCTGGATCGCCGATGCGCTTTCCAAAGGCATTGACGGCGTGCTCCTCCTCGGCTGCAAGTACGGAGAAAACTATCAGTGCCACTTTGTGAAGGGGAGTGAGCTCGCGAATTACCGCTTCAGCAAGGTGGGGGAGACCCTGAACAGGCTCCAGCTTGAGGCGGAGAGGGTCCAGATGATGCAGGTGGCGATCTCCGAGTATGACAAGCTCCCCGAAATGATCAATGAATTCGTCGAGAAGGTCAAAGAGATAGGTCCTAATCCGTTTAAGGGAATGTAA
- a CDS encoding CoB--CoM heterodisulfide reductase iron-sulfur subunit A family protein, which yields MAENKTVLVIGGGFSGLTAAVEAAEAGCDVVIVEKNPYLGGRVAQLNKYFWKLCPPNCGLEIQFKRIKNSSQVRFLTLAEVEEIKGEEGNFDVTVKVKPRYVNDKCVGCDACAQACPSHRSNDFNFGMDKTKAAYIPFNQAFPFQYVIDDTACAKDCMKACAYACKYDAIDLNMKPETIKLKAGAIVMATGWSPYDATRMDILGFGRVQNVITNMMMERLSAPNGPTSGRIVRPSDGKEVKNIAFVQCAGSRDENHLPYCSYICCLASLKQAMYVREQYPDSKAQVFYIDLRTPGLYEHRFLWKAKEDPNVTLTKGKVAGIAEDPATKDVIVEVEDVFGGKKIKASFDMVVLATGMVPGTKETKIAKDVTYTPDGFVDTSAKKGVYAVGTLKSPVDVARSAQDATGVVIKSIQSLRRK from the coding sequence ATGGCGGAAAATAAGACAGTTCTCGTGATCGGCGGCGGTTTCAGCGGGCTCACTGCGGCGGTGGAGGCTGCTGAGGCCGGATGCGATGTGGTCATTGTCGAAAAGAACCCCTATCTTGGCGGAAGGGTGGCTCAGCTCAACAAGTATTTCTGGAAGCTCTGCCCGCCCAATTGCGGCCTTGAGATACAGTTCAAGCGCATCAAGAACAGCTCACAGGTCAGGTTCCTTACCCTCGCCGAGGTGGAGGAGATCAAGGGGGAAGAGGGAAATTTTGACGTCACCGTCAAGGTGAAACCGAGGTATGTGAATGATAAATGCGTGGGCTGTGACGCCTGCGCACAGGCCTGTCCGTCTCACAGGAGCAATGATTTCAACTTCGGCATGGACAAGACGAAGGCGGCCTATATCCCTTTTAACCAGGCCTTCCCTTTTCAGTACGTGATTGACGATACTGCCTGCGCGAAGGACTGCATGAAGGCATGTGCCTATGCATGCAAATATGACGCGATCGATCTGAACATGAAGCCCGAGACGATAAAGCTCAAGGCCGGCGCCATCGTCATGGCAACGGGATGGAGCCCCTATGACGCAACGCGAATGGACATCCTCGGATTCGGACGGGTTCAGAATGTGATTACGAACATGATGATGGAGCGGCTTTCCGCACCGAATGGTCCGACGAGCGGCAGGATCGTCCGTCCCTCCGACGGCAAGGAGGTGAAGAACATCGCCTTCGTCCAGTGCGCCGGTTCGAGAGACGAAAACCATCTCCCCTACTGCTCATACATATGTTGTCTTGCCTCGCTCAAACAGGCCATGTACGTGAGGGAGCAGTATCCCGATTCGAAGGCACAGGTCTTTTACATCGATCTGAGAACCCCGGGCCTTTATGAGCACCGGTTCCTCTGGAAAGCAAAGGAAGACCCCAACGTGACCCTCACGAAGGGTAAAGTCGCGGGCATTGCGGAAGATCCTGCGACAAAGGATGTTATTGTCGAAGTGGAAGATGTCTTCGGCGGCAAAAAGATCAAGGCAAGCTTCGACATGGTTGTCCTCGCAACAGGCATGGTGCCCGGCACGAAAGAGACGAAGATCGCGAAGGACGTTACGTATACACCTGACGGATTTGTTGACACCTCTGCGAAGAAGGGGGTTTATGCGGTGGGAACACTGAAGAGCCCTGTTGATGTCGCGCGTTCAGCTCAAGATGCCACGGGGGTCGTCATCAAGAGCATCCAGAGCTTGAGGAGGAAATAG
- the aprA gene encoding adenylyl-sulfate reductase subunit alpha, protein MEKETCTFSYCQKPEVTEVECDLLIMGGGMAGCGAAFEACRWANEKGMKVVLVDKAATDRSGAVAMGLSAINTYVGENKVADYVKYVRNDLMGIIREDLVYDLGRVVDDSVQLFEEWGLPIWKKGDDGFSLDGFQARDAGKKMLKDGGTPVRSGKWQIMINGESYKVIVAEAAKRALQTNREKTGMAQNHFERVLIHSPLMDANGKNIAGAAGFSVRENKTYVFKAKALINATAGAVNCFRPRSVGEGMGRTWYPVFSAGSGYAFGMQAGAELTLMENRFVPARFKDGYGPVGAWFLFFKAKATDSYGEDYCVNKEYFDDAVARYGDYAKGLGTAIRNHLMMRAMKDGKGPIIMRTHEAMAELGKAFKEKLGDKEGAKKMKHLEAEAWEDFLDMAIGQASIWAAHNIEPDKTPSEIMPTEPYLLGSHAGCAGFWVSGPGDIPGTPEHYSWGYNRMSTVPGLFMAGDVVGASGHKFSSGSHAEGRIAAKAALAFILDHPDYKPAPKKSADEVVAEMYLPFELYEKYKTYSTDPTINPNYIGPKALQLRLQKIADEYFGGVATWYMTSKTMLEEGLKKLELLKEDAGRMAAKDLHELLRCNENYHRILSVEAHARHILFREESRYPGYYYRGDFNKIDDTNWKCFTNSKYNAETHAWEFKKVPYVQMFP, encoded by the coding sequence ATGGAAAAAGAGACCTGTACATTTTCATATTGTCAAAAGCCTGAAGTGACCGAAGTCGAGTGTGATCTCCTGATCATGGGTGGCGGTATGGCAGGATGCGGCGCAGCATTTGAGGCATGCCGCTGGGCAAATGAGAAGGGGATGAAGGTCGTCCTGGTCGACAAGGCTGCCACGGACAGAAGCGGCGCAGTCGCAATGGGCCTTTCCGCCATCAATACCTATGTCGGTGAGAATAAGGTGGCTGATTATGTTAAATATGTGAGAAACGACCTGATGGGCATCATCAGGGAAGACCTTGTATACGACCTTGGCAGAGTCGTTGATGACTCTGTGCAGCTCTTTGAAGAATGGGGCCTCCCGATCTGGAAGAAGGGCGATGACGGTTTCTCTCTCGACGGGTTCCAGGCGAGAGATGCCGGAAAGAAAATGCTCAAGGACGGCGGGACTCCGGTACGGTCCGGCAAATGGCAGATCATGATCAACGGTGAATCTTACAAGGTTATCGTTGCAGAGGCTGCAAAGAGAGCTCTCCAGACCAATAGGGAGAAGACCGGTATGGCCCAAAACCATTTTGAAAGGGTTCTGATCCATAGCCCTCTCATGGACGCGAACGGAAAGAACATAGCAGGGGCAGCGGGCTTCAGCGTAAGAGAGAACAAGACCTATGTCTTCAAGGCAAAGGCCTTAATCAACGCTACTGCCGGTGCGGTCAATTGCTTCAGGCCGAGGTCCGTCGGTGAAGGTATGGGAAGGACCTGGTACCCGGTGTTTAGCGCAGGCTCGGGGTATGCCTTCGGCATGCAGGCCGGAGCTGAGCTGACCCTGATGGAGAACCGGTTCGTGCCCGCACGGTTTAAGGACGGATATGGTCCTGTCGGCGCATGGTTCCTGTTCTTTAAGGCAAAGGCAACAGACAGCTACGGGGAAGATTACTGTGTAAACAAGGAGTACTTCGATGATGCGGTAGCCAGATACGGAGACTATGCAAAGGGTCTCGGCACAGCCATCAGGAACCATCTCATGATGAGGGCGATGAAGGACGGCAAGGGCCCCATCATCATGAGGACGCACGAGGCGATGGCAGAGTTAGGGAAGGCCTTCAAGGAGAAGCTTGGCGATAAGGAAGGCGCCAAGAAGATGAAACACCTCGAGGCAGAGGCATGGGAAGACTTCCTTGATATGGCGATCGGACAGGCATCCATTTGGGCAGCACACAATATCGAGCCCGACAAGACTCCTTCCGAGATTATGCCGACAGAGCCGTATCTCCTCGGCTCACACGCGGGCTGCGCAGGGTTCTGGGTGTCCGGACCTGGCGATATCCCCGGCACTCCGGAGCACTACAGCTGGGGATACAACAGGATGTCTACCGTGCCCGGCCTCTTCATGGCAGGCGACGTGGTCGGTGCATCAGGCCACAAATTCTCATCCGGCTCCCACGCAGAGGGCAGAATAGCTGCGAAGGCTGCATTGGCCTTTATTCTCGATCATCCGGACTACAAACCGGCTCCGAAGAAATCTGCTGATGAAGTCGTTGCCGAGATGTATCTCCCCTTTGAGCTCTATGAGAAGTATAAGACATACTCGACGGATCCCACGATTAACCCCAACTATATCGGTCCGAAGGCCCTTCAGTTGAGGCTCCAGAAGATCGCCGACGAGTACTTTGGCGGGGTAGCCACCTGGTACATGACCTCAAAGACGATGCTCGAAGAGGGTCTCAAGAAACTCGAGCTGCTCAAAGAGGATGCAGGCAGGATGGCAGCAAAGGACCTCCATGAGCTCCTCAGGTGCAATGAGAATTATCACAGAATCCTCTCTGTTGAAGCACACGCAAGACACATCCTCTTTAGAGAGGAGTCAAGGTACCCCGGCTACTACTACAGGGGCGACTTCAACAAGATCGATGACACAAACTGGAAGTGCTTCACGAACTCGAAGTATAATGCGGAGACGCATGCATGGGAATTCAAGAAGGTTCCTTACGTCCAGATGTTTCCGTAG
- the aprB gene encoding adenylyl-sulfate reductase subunit beta, with amino-acid sequence MPSFVITEKCDGCKAQDKTACQYICPHDLMALDREKMKAYNQEPEQCWECFNCVKICPQQAIEVRGYSDFVPLGSSTIPMRGTDSIMWTIKFRNGILKRFKFPIRTTAEGSVDPFAGKPAPDFATIKKPGFFTGPARNE; translated from the coding sequence ATGCCAAGTTTCGTGATTACCGAAAAGTGTGATGGCTGTAAGGCTCAGGATAAGACGGCGTGCCAGTATATCTGTCCTCATGATCTCATGGCGCTCGACAGGGAAAAGATGAAGGCGTACAATCAGGAGCCCGAGCAGTGCTGGGAGTGCTTTAACTGTGTGAAGATCTGCCCGCAGCAGGCGATCGAGGTCAGGGGTTATTCAGACTTCGTTCCCCTCGGGTCGAGCACCATCCCGATGAGAGGGACGGACTCCATTATGTGGACCATTAAGTTCAGGAACGGAATACTCAAGAGGTTCAAGTTCCCGATCAGGACGACTGCTGAGGGTTCGGTGGACCCGTTTGCGGGCAAACCGGCACCGGATTTTGCGACAATCAAAAAGCCTGGGTTCTTTACCGGTCCGGCAAGAAATGAATAG